The genomic segment ACCGCCAAGGCCAACATGAGCGGCTCACCCTTCTTCGTAGACGGAGGCGCGAACGCAGCTACGTATAACACGCAGGTGTGCTACGACGGCTTGAATGAAAAGGTGATGCCCGCCGGCTATGCCACTTGCTCTTCGGAGCCGCCCCCGCCACAGTTCATGTACATGCGCCCGGTGTACGTGGTGACGGCGCTGGCGGTCACACGTACCGGCGCGCGGCGCATGGTGCAAATGGAGGTGGCGGAACAGCCGCCCATGATCACCAACGCGGCCGTGGACTCGCAGGACCACGTCAGCCTGAGTGGTCAGCTGACGGTAAACGGCTACGACGCCTGCTCGTGCGAATGCACCACAAAGAAAGTGAGCGGACAGAACGTCACGACTTGCGTGGATCGGCCGGGTAAGATCTGCGACAAGAGCAAGTGGGCGATTTATTCGTCGGAAACTGTGGACAGTCCCAGCGCGTCGGAAAACATCGTGGCCGGTCAAGATCCGCCCATCGCACAGAACCAGCCCTGGTTCTATGACATTCCCGGCATGGTCGAGACATTCGGCAGCAACCCGGCATCGGTGAACGTGACCGGGCCGCCGTACAACTACACTTGTGTCGGCTCGCCTCCGAATTGCGGCACCCAACCGGACCAGAAGTTCGGGACGCCGCCCAGTCCCTTTCCTCCGGTCGATCCGGACAACCCGATAGGGGCTGTGAATCAAGTCACCTATGTTCCGGGTGACCTCAAGCTGACCAACGCGGCAACTGGGGCCGGCATCCTAGTGGTAGACGGCGACCTGGAGATCAACGGTGGCCTGGAGTTCTACGGCTTGATCCTGGTGAAGGGCGTGGTGGCCTTTACCGGCGGCGGCGCCAACCCCACCAACATCGTGGGCGCGGTGCTGGCCGGGCAGCAGTCGCTGGATAACACCGTGCTGGGCGGCAGCGCCGTGATCAACTACGACCTGTGCGCGCTGAAGCAGAAGCAAACGCCACAGCCGCCCGCCATCCTCGCCTATCGCGAGGTGCGTTACTAGGAGGAAACAATGATCCGTTTTCGCTGCATGGCCAGCGCACTCGCGGTCGCGCTGGGATGCCTGATGGTGGTCGGCGTGGCGGTGGCGCAGGACCAGGACCAGCCTTCGCTGGGAGAACTGGCCCGTCGCAACAAGGAGAAGAAGGCGCAGCAGGAGGCCGCGAAGTCCAAGAAGGTGTATCGCGCCGAGGACCTGCCCAAGGCTCCGCCGGGATCGGAATCCGCGGCATCGGCGGCCGCTCCCGCCGCATCGGCTGCGCCTGCGAACGCGGCCGAATCCGGCGAGTCGCAGGCGACAGCACCGGCGGCGGAAAGTGGCGAGCAGGCCCCGGCTTCTGCTGAGGCAAAGGATGCGGAGGCGGCCGTAGAGCGGGCGAAGGCCGACGAAGCGGCAGTAGAGAAGAACATCGAAAAACTGCAGAAACAACTGGAAACGGAAACCAGCGAGTTCCGCCGCAATCTCTACCAGGAATCGTTGGATCGCTCGAAAGAGAACCTGGCGGCCTATCGCGCCAAACGCGAGGAAGCGGAAAAGGCAGCGGCAGCAGCCGGTTCCGGCAAGAAGCCGGAAGGCCAACCACCGCAATAGAGCAGTTCGTGAGATAACGCAGGCCGGCCTGGTGCCGGCCTTCTTGTTTGGTTGTTACATGCCGGCGGGCGGCTCAGGCATACTGTGCGTCCATGGCCCGGCTTCCTGTCCGCGTCTTGCCTCGCCTGCGCGCCCGGCTGCTGGCCTGGTACGACCGCCACCGACGCGATCTGCCCTGGCGGCGCACCCGCGATCCCTATCGCGTCTGGGCTTCGGAGGTCATGCTGCAGCAGACGCGGGTGGCCGCAGTGCTGGATCGTTACCCCGACTTCCTGCGGCGCTTTCCCAGGCTGCGTGTGCTGGCAGCGGCACGGCCGGCCGATGTGCTGGCCGCCTGGAGTGGCCTGGGATACTACCGGCGTGCCCGCATGATGCACCAGGCCGCTCGCGTCCTGGTCGGGGAGCGAAACGGCCGCTTCCCGCGCTCTGCAGAGGAGTTGCGCGCGCTGCCCGGAGTCGGTCGCTACAGCGCGGCCGCCATCGCCAGCCTGGCGTTCGGAGAACCGACGGCGGTGGTGGACGGTAACGTGGAACGGGTGCTGCGCCGTTTGCTGGCAACTCCGGGCAATGGGACTCACGCTCACCTGTGGGATGCAGCCAATGCTCTCATCTCCCGCAACCGCCCCGGTGACTTTAACCAGGCGATGATGGAACTGGGCGCCACGGTGTGTCTGCCGCGGGCGCCGCGGTGTGAGGCGTGCCCGCTGGCTGCGTGGTGCCGGACACGCGGGACGCTCGAGACGGCGCCGCCGCAGCGACGTCGCAAAAGCCGGGTCACTTACGGACTGGCTGCCACGCCGCGGGCCGTCTACCTGGTGCGGCGTCCGGAGCGGCTTTCGCTGATGCCGGGCATGTGGGAACTCCCTGAAGTCGCCCAGAACCAGGCGGAGAGCAGCGCCGTGGCCAGGATGCGGCACGCCATCACCAACACGGACTTCACGGTGAGCGTAGTTACGCTGAGCCAGGCGCCCAAACCCGGACGTGGTCGCTGGATTCCCCGCTCACGCCTGCACACGCTTCCCCTCACCGGCTTGACCCGCAAGATCCTCGGCCGCTTCGCTATGCTGTAAAGCTGAAGCCGGGAGGAGGCCTGCGTCATCCACTAAGATAGGGACGGAGGTCTGGATGGACTCGATAGGCAAGGGGAAACCGGCGCCTGAGATTTCACTGCCGGGTATGAACGGCGATCACTTCTCACTGATGGAGGCGCGGCAGCGCGGCCCGGTGCTGGCGGCCTTCTTCAAGGTTTCCTGCCCCACCTGCCAATACACGTTTCCTTTTCTGGAGCGCCTGTACAAGGCCTACCCGCGCGACAAGGTGACGGTCGTAGGCATTTCGCAGAACCCGCGTCCGGAGACGGCGCAGTTCAAGGAAAAGTTCGGCATCACCTTCCCCGTTTTTCTCGACGACACCCACAGCTATCCCGTCTCCAACGCCTACGGCCTGACCAACGTGCCCTCTTTGTTCTACATTTCACCGGAGGGCAAGGTCGAACAGGTGACCGTGGGGTGGCTGCGCGCGGAGGTGGAAGAGCTGAACAAGCGGCTGGCGGCGGCTGCCTCCATGCCCAAAGCGCAAGTGTTCGCACCCGGCGAAGAAGTCGTCGACTACATGGCCGGTTGAGGGTCGAAGAACTGACCCGCGGTCCGCGGGTCACGCCCTCAAGAGAATCGCCCCAGGCATCGCGTAGAATAGAGGATTCATCTCACCACTGAGGTTGGTTCTGATGCGCATCCACAAGGCAGCCTTCTTGGTCGTTCTCCTGGTGTGCGGGGCGGTGGGAGCGTTCTCCCAAAGCCAGCGCACAAAGCGCAAGGCTATGGGAGCGGAACGGGACCTTTCTCCCGCCGTTGCGCGGGCAGTGAAGGCCATCGACGCGGAGAAGATCCGCGAGCACGTACGTTACCTGGCCGACGACCGCCTGCAGGGCCGCGGCACGGGCCAGCCCGGGGGCGACCTGGCGGCCAAGTACATCGCCGAGCAGTTCGCTTCCTACGGCCTCAAACCGGCCGGCGACAACAACACGTACCTGCAGCGCGTTCCTCTGGTGGGGCTGACCACGCAGCCGGAGAGCACCTACGCCCTGGTTCCCGCTTCCGGCGAGGAAATGAAGCTCAGCATGCTGGACGACTATGTAGTCATGGATCAGACGCAGGGTACGGAGTCCGACATCGACGCGCCGGTGGTATTCGTAGGCTACGGCATTTCCGCTCCTGAATTCGGCTGGGACGACTACAAGGGCGCCAACCTGAAGGGCAAAGTCCTGCTGATGCTGGTGAACGAGCCGCCCTCGCTCGATCCGGCGTTCTTCAAGGGCCCGACGCTCACGTATTACGGCCGCTGGACGTACAAGTTTGAGGCGGCAGCGCGGCGCGGTGCGGTGGGCGCCATCCTGATCCACAAGACGGAGATGGCCAGCTACGGCTGGAACGTGGTACGCAACTCCTGGTCCGGCGAGCGCTCGGATCTTCTGGCAGAGACTCCCAAACTTCATGCCGCCTCGTGGATCCAGCTTGAGGTGGCGCGCAAGGCCCTGGCTGCCGCCGGCAAGAATGTGGACGAACTGATGCAGCAGGCTCGCTCGCGCAGCTTCCGTCCCGTCGAGTTGCCGCTCCGCCTCAAAGCCCACCTTGTGACCAAAGTGCGCCGCTTTGAGTCGAACAACGTGATCGCGAAGCTGGAAGGGTCGGATCCTGCGTACCGGAATCAAGCGGTGATCTACACCGCGCACTACGACCATCTGGGCATCCGCCCGAACATGGCGGGCGACAACATCTTCAACGGAGCGGTGGACAACGCCACCGGTTGCGCCGCCCTGTTGGAAATGGCGCGCGTGTTCGCCGAAGCGTCCCAGCGCCCCCGGCGTTCCATCCTGTTCGCGGCGGTGACCGCGGAGGAGCAGGGGCTGCTGGGTTCAGAGTACCTGGGCAAGCATCCGCCAATGCCGGCCGCGCGTCTCGTGCTCAACCTGAATTTCGACGGCATCCCGCCGCGCGGTGAACCGGAGGAAGTAGAAGTCTCCGGCGCGGAGCGCACCAGCTTTTATCCGGTGGTAAAAGCCACGGCCGAAAGTTTCGGGCTGGAGATTGTGCCGGATGCCAACCCCTCGGCCGGGTATTACTATCGCTCCGACCACTTCAGCCTGGCGCGCGTGGGCGTGCCCGGGTTCTCCGTCGAAGCCGGCTTGAAGTTCAAGGGGCGCACCCTGGAATGGGGACGCCAGCAGCGGGACGAGTACACCGTCAAGCGCTACCACCAGCCAGGCGACCAGTACACCGAGGACATGGATTTCACCACCCTGCAGACGCTGGCCCGCTTCGGGTTCACGCTGGGTTGGAAGGCCGCGCTCTTGCGCCAGGGCGTCGAGTGGAGGCCCGGCGATGAGTTCGAAGCGGCCCGCAGAGCCAGCCGCAAGGCGGCAGGAGCGCAGTAAGACTGCCGCCTGCCGGACTCGCCGGGCAGATGTGGTAAATTCGGGCGCAGCAGTTTTCACGCTGCGCTCATGTCGCCGTTCCCATTCCTGCAACGCGGCAGCCTGGCCGATCACGCCAAGGAACTCAGCCTGAACACGTACACGCCCTCGTTGCGTCTGGAGGGCCTGCTGGCCGGGGTGGACAACGTCCGGCACGACGTATTCCTGAGCCCGCGCTTTGCCGATACCGCCCGCCAGCACATCGCTCGCCTCATCACTCGCTACGGCAATGTGCAGGACCTGGTGGCGGAGGAACCTTCCATCGCCCGGCCTCCCTCCATCGTGCGTCCCCCCGAAGCGGCCAAGGCCAAGGCCGATCCGGCCGACTTCAAGCGCAGCCTGGTGGAACTGCACCTCGCCGCGCTGAACCGAGCCAAGGCGGAGAACAACCTTTCCATCGACTTGCTGGCCCGACTGGCCATCATCAAGTTCTTGCGCAACGAACTGAGCGCCCAATTCACCCAGACCCTGGAGCGTTGTCGCACCAA from the Terriglobales bacterium genome contains:
- a CDS encoding A/G-specific adenine glycosylase; the protein is MARLPVRVLPRLRARLLAWYDRHRRDLPWRRTRDPYRVWASEVMLQQTRVAAVLDRYPDFLRRFPRLRVLAAARPADVLAAWSGLGYYRRARMMHQAARVLVGERNGRFPRSAEELRALPGVGRYSAAAIASLAFGEPTAVVDGNVERVLRRLLATPGNGTHAHLWDAANALISRNRPGDFNQAMMELGATVCLPRAPRCEACPLAAWCRTRGTLETAPPQRRRKSRVTYGLAATPRAVYLVRRPERLSLMPGMWELPEVAQNQAESSAVARMRHAITNTDFTVSVVTLSQAPKPGRGRWIPRSRLHTLPLTGLTRKILGRFAML
- a CDS encoding TlpA disulfide reductase family protein is translated as MDSIGKGKPAPEISLPGMNGDHFSLMEARQRGPVLAAFFKVSCPTCQYTFPFLERLYKAYPRDKVTVVGISQNPRPETAQFKEKFGITFPVFLDDTHSYPVSNAYGLTNVPSLFYISPEGKVEQVTVGWLRAEVEELNKRLAAAASMPKAQVFAPGEEVVDYMAG
- a CDS encoding M28 family peptidase, with the translated sequence MRIHKAAFLVVLLVCGAVGAFSQSQRTKRKAMGAERDLSPAVARAVKAIDAEKIREHVRYLADDRLQGRGTGQPGGDLAAKYIAEQFASYGLKPAGDNNTYLQRVPLVGLTTQPESTYALVPASGEEMKLSMLDDYVVMDQTQGTESDIDAPVVFVGYGISAPEFGWDDYKGANLKGKVLLMLVNEPPSLDPAFFKGPTLTYYGRWTYKFEAAARRGAVGAILIHKTEMASYGWNVVRNSWSGERSDLLAETPKLHAASWIQLEVARKALAAAGKNVDELMQQARSRSFRPVELPLRLKAHLVTKVRRFESNNVIAKLEGSDPAYRNQAVIYTAHYDHLGIRPNMAGDNIFNGAVDNATGCAALLEMARVFAEASQRPRRSILFAAVTAEEQGLLGSEYLGKHPPMPAARLVLNLNFDGIPPRGEPEEVEVSGAERTSFYPVVKATAESFGLEIVPDANPSAGYYYRSDHFSLARVGVPGFSVEAGLKFKGRTLEWGRQQRDEYTVKRYHQPGDQYTEDMDFTTLQTLARFGFTLGWKAALLRQGVEWRPGDEFEAARRASRKAAGAQ